A region of the Pseudomonas asiatica genome:
CCCTGGCAATCACCCGCGTGCGCGGCGGGCGGCTCGATCTGGACATGTACCGCGCCGCCGGGGGTGGCTGGTTTCTGGACCTGCCGAGGGCTCGGCAGTTGCGTTTCGTGGAGCGCTTCGAGCAGCTGCCGATTGCGATAGAGGTTGAAAGTGCAGCGGGCCTGGTAGGGCTGCTGCATGCCGATAGCCCATATGCCGATTGGGCAGTATTGAGGACCTGGCTGGAACTGGAGGACGACCCGCAAGTACGGGAGGTGTGCCAATGGTCGCGGCGGCGGTTGAAGGTAGGTGATACCGAGCCCGTGCAGGGCCTGCGTGCCTTGTTGGTGGGCCACACGCCGGTACTGGAGGCCAAGCTGCTGGGCAATGTCTGGCACCTGGATACCGGGGGTTGGGCCAGTGGCCATTTCACCTTGATGGACATGCGGACCCTGCAACTGGTCAGCCCCAGGCCAGGTGAAACAACAGTGCCGCAGCCAATAGCACCAGCATGAACCCGGAGGCCCGCTCCAGCCACGGCAGGCAGCGGGCGAAGCGCCGCAGCACCAGCGGGTTGCCGATGGCCAGGGCAACCAGCAGGTCCCACAGCAGCACGATGCTGAACATCCACAGGGCACAGGTTGCTTTCCAGGCAATGCTGGCGCTGGCGACCATGCTGACCAGGCTGGCATAGAACAGCGCATTCTTGGGGTTGAGGATGCCGGACAGGAACCCCATGCCCAATCCCCGCCACCACCCTTGGGCGGTCTGCTTGCCAGCGACTGCGCCCAGGCTGGTTTGCCCGGCATGGCGCAGGAACAGGGTGCCGATGTACAGCAGGTAGCCGGCGCCGGCCAGTTGCAGGGCGGTGAACAGCAGGCTGCCTTCCTGCAGTACCGACAGGCCGGTGAAAGCCATGGCGATGAACACGCCATTGGCCAGGGCGATACCCAGGCAGGCGCCGCTCGCGACACGCCAGCCGGCGTTGACCGAGGTGCGTGCGACCAGGAAGAAGTCCGGGCCGGGAGAGAGCAGGGAGAGGAAGTGGGCGAGGGCGATGATCAGGAACTGTTGCATTGGGTGAGGTTGCTCTGGCGTAAAGCCTGACTCTGCCCCTCGGCGCTCATGCCGTATTGAACAATATTGCAGGCCTAACCAGCAGGCGCGGTAACTGTAGGAGCGGCCTTGTGTCGCGATGGGGCGCGAAGCGGCCCCAGGTTTTCAGCTCCGCAGCACAGATTGCCGGGGCTGCTGCGCAGCCCTTTCGCGACACAAGGCCGCTCCTACACAGACCGCGCAGGCCTTCAGTCTCCCCGATACTGCCCCGGTGTCACCCCCACATGGGCCTTGAACACCCGCTGGAAATGGCTTTGGTCGGCAAACCCGAGCCGATAGGCCACCTCCGCCAGTGCCTGCCCTTCACCCAACAATTGCCGCCCACGGTTGACCCGGGCATTGAGCAGGTAGGCATGCGGTGTAAACCCGGTGGCCGCGCGAAATGCGCGAATCAACTGGTAGCGCCCAAGCCCGGCCTGCCGGGCCAGTACCGCCAGGCTCAACTGCGCCGGGTCCTGGCCTTCGATGTGGGCGATCAGCCCACTCAACGCGGTCGCCCCCAGGGCCGGTGCCGGTGCCAGCGGCGCGTGCCTGGCAAAGTCCAGGTCACCCAGAAAGGCAATCAGCGCCGCATCCTTCTCACCACTGCTGGCGTTGGAGAACAGCAGACTGTTCATTTCGCAGAACTGCCGATACACCTCCGGCACCTGGCAGATACGTGCCGGCTCGCCGGGCCCGGCACCCTCCAGCCCGGACTCCAGGTGCAGCTGTGCCAGCCAGTCGGCATCCACGTGCAGCATCTGGTAGCTCCACGCCTGCCCGGGCTCTGGGTTGCAGGCATGTACCCGGCGGGCCGGGACCAGCACCAGCGTGCCGGGTGTCAGGCGTTGCTGGCCGTTGCCGGCACCGGTGAAATGACTGTACCCGGCGTCCACCACACCGATGGAAAATGTCGGGTGGCTGTGGGGCTTGTAGCAGGCGCGGCTATGGCAGGCGCGGCGGCTTTCGACATGCGGCAGGGCCGGGTCGCGCCACAGCGCGGCATGGGAACGGGGCATCACAGGGTCCTCGGTATGCGCGGCAGCTTATCAGGCGCCGCGCACCCATACAGTTTTTTCCGCTGGCTGTAACTTGACCGCAAGGCCCGCTACCCGCCGAAATAGACGCCTGTTGCCAAAGGAAAACAATAATGGACCTCTCAAGCCTGCTGCTTTTCATCCCCGCCTGCTTCGCCCTGAACATGGCGCCGGGGCCGAACAACCTGCTGTCGCTGCACAATGCCAGCCGTTACGGCCTGCGCACGGCCTGCGTGGCCGGCGGCGGGCGCATCGTCGCCTTCAGCGGCATGATCGCCCTGGCGGCCATGGGCCTGGCAGTGGTGCTGCACACCAGCGAATACCTGTTCCTGGCCATCAAGGTGGTGGGGGCGGCGTACCTGTTCTATATCGCCTGGCAACTGTGGCGGGCACCGGTGGGCGAGGCGGTGGTGGCAAGCGATCACCCACGCGGCACCTGGCGCCTGGCACGTCAGGAGTTCTGGGTGGCCGCTGGTAACCCGAAGGCAATCCTGATCTTCACCGCCTTCCTGCCGCAGTTCGTCTCGGTCGGCAGCGCCACCCCGGTGAGCGAGCAGTTCCTCTGGCTGGGTGTGTTGTTCCTTTTGCTGGAATGGGCCGCCATCGCCATCTACGCCGGCCTGGGGGCGTACCTGCAGCGCTGGTTCAGCCAGCCCGGCCCACGCCGGCTGTTCAATCGGGTCAGCGCCTCATTGCTGGGCTGCGCCGGTCTCGGGCTGCTGGCTGCGCGGCGCTAGAACTGCGTACTCGGCACTTAGTCGCGGTAGAACGTCTGCACCAGGTGATAACCGAACTTGCTCTTGATCGGCCCGTGCACCACGCGCAGGGGCTTCTTGAAGATCACCTGGTCGATGGCGCCGACCATCTGCCCGGGGCGGATTTCACCCAGGTCGCCGCCACGCTTGCCCGAAGGGCAGGTGGAGAACTTTTTTGCGAGCACGTCGAAAGCCTCGCCATTGGCGATGCGCTGCTTGAGCTTTTCGGCTTCGTCAGCGGTCTTGACCAGGATGTGGCGGGCTTGGGCTTTCATGGGGTACCTGTGCTTCGGGGGCGAAAAAGGTGGGCATTATGCCTCATAGTATTGTGCTGAGGCGATTACGCGTCCTTGTTAGGAGCGGCCTTGTGTCGCGATGGGG
Encoded here:
- a CDS encoding metallophosphoesterase, giving the protein MARFRRLIANLRGRDLAVGDIHGHFQRLQQCLDAVGFDPAVDRLFSVGDLVDRGPDSEAALEWLAQPWFHAVQGNHEALAITRVRGGRLDLDMYRAAGGGWFLDLPRARQLRFVERFEQLPIAIEVESAAGLVGLLHADSPYADWAVLRTWLELEDDPQVREVCQWSRRRLKVGDTEPVQGLRALLVGHTPVLEAKLLGNVWHLDTGGWASGHFTLMDMRTLQLVSPRPGETTVPQPIAPA
- a CDS encoding LysE family translocator encodes the protein MQQFLIIALAHFLSLLSPGPDFFLVARTSVNAGWRVASGACLGIALANGVFIAMAFTGLSVLQEGSLLFTALQLAGAGYLLYIGTLFLRHAGQTSLGAVAGKQTAQGWWRGLGMGFLSGILNPKNALFYASLVSMVASASIAWKATCALWMFSIVLLWDLLVALAIGNPLVLRRFARCLPWLERASGFMLVLLAAALLFHLAWG
- a CDS encoding AraC family transcriptional regulator, giving the protein MPRSHAALWRDPALPHVESRRACHSRACYKPHSHPTFSIGVVDAGYSHFTGAGNGQQRLTPGTLVLVPARRVHACNPEPGQAWSYQMLHVDADWLAQLHLESGLEGAGPGEPARICQVPEVYRQFCEMNSLLFSNASSGEKDAALIAFLGDLDFARHAPLAPAPALGATALSGLIAHIEGQDPAQLSLAVLARQAGLGRYQLIRAFRAATGFTPHAYLLNARVNRGRQLLGEGQALAEVAYRLGFADQSHFQRVFKAHVGVTPGQYRGD
- a CDS encoding LysE family translocator; translation: MDLSSLLLFIPACFALNMAPGPNNLLSLHNASRYGLRTACVAGGGRIVAFSGMIALAAMGLAVVLHTSEYLFLAIKVVGAAYLFYIAWQLWRAPVGEAVVASDHPRGTWRLARQEFWVAAGNPKAILIFTAFLPQFVSVGSATPVSEQFLWLGVLFLLLEWAAIAIYAGLGAYLQRWFSQPGPRRLFNRVSASLLGCAGLGLLAARR
- a CDS encoding peptidylprolyl isomerase, which gives rise to MKAQARHILVKTADEAEKLKQRIANGEAFDVLAKKFSTCPSGKRGGDLGEIRPGQMVGAIDQVIFKKPLRVVHGPIKSKFGYHLVQTFYRD